The sequence ttcagagaaagtaaaaagcctaataaatttactagctatgttgctcttatgaatgatctatctaaaaatgaACCTGACAATGTAACTGATGCCCTTAAACATcgagtatggaaggatgctatgtctgaagagtatcaatccataatgaaaaatgatgcatggaagattgttcctaggccaactaagaaatctattgtttcttctaaatggctttttaagatcaaacatgcagcagatagcagttcatcctccatacctgcagcaaaagaaagaTCTTCAATATTATTACTATTCTTGTTACAATATTGAagacaacaatattattgtcatagtcataataccaaaatcttaaatacaccatcttgcatataacttgttcattaaattggaaattgcactaaCATTTACAATGGTCATGTTTGGCACGTTGCATTTGCTTGAACCTCAAGGGGCATTGCCCACTAAACCTGTGAGGGGAACCCTTCAAGTCATACAAGAGGATCTACCCATTCCAAGACCAAGGCAACAACATTGTTGTTAGTTGACAATGCCATGTGTTGTGACTTGTGAGAGAACCTTAGCAATTTGGTCGAAGGTGTTGAGAAACTTAGTTAAGCCAATAATGACGATTGCATAAGGTTAGGCGCACGTTTGGATGACACCATGTCCAATTTTCTTAAGGTCCTCTCTTTCCACTAAAAGCATTTacaacatctagtggagatggattgGTGATCCTATATTGCAAAACTCAAAAGTGCAAAGGCCATTAAACATGAATCAGCACTACCACAAGTTATGAGATTGGACTTGGTGATATCACTAAAGTTGTATTTGGAGAATCCAATTGGTTCACTGACATTTAAAATACTAGAGGAACAACGGAGGATAGAATAGCCATAGTGGTCAATAGTTATAGGTTGCTAGAGAAAATACTCAAGTTCCAAGAAGACAAAAAATTACTGCCAAATGCATATTTTAAAGAAATTGGGATTAAAAAGAATATAATTCTGATTTCTAAGTGTTGCAGACCTTGACGACAAGTCGTTACTCAATTCAATGTAGAAACAACCTAGGTTGTGTGACACACTTGTGAAGCTGCTTCCTTTTCAACCAAAGTCTTAGTCAACATATAATAACTATTACCATAATAGTTGAAAATGATGGGGTACATCTCAAACTATAGTTTTAAGGGTCACCAACAAAAGCAATAAAGTAGGAGTCACCAATAGGCTGAAGCAAAGAGTTTTTATTTTTGTTCATTATTCTTCAGTTAAGTAATATAGTAATATGTTGCAAGTTGCATTCTTATGATGTATTGTTCATTCTCTATGACAATCCATAAACTCCTAATGAAATTTTTGATCCATAGAAAAGGTTTGAAATGTTAAATGGTATCTACATTTCTTTAAACCATGCCCAACTTGCCTTTAATCTCCCTAACCCTATATAATCCTTGGCATGCAGTTTTAGGGTATGTTTTACctatatatgtaacaaaaaaaattctttcttGTAACTTTTGGATACTTGGATGTTAACTACATTAAAAGTAAGGAGttaattttctcttgttgcaaagcTTATACTGTGAGTATTTATTAGAAGCATGCTTACCCATTCCATTAAAACAGAACATTTTTAGAGCAAGAAATGAAGGCTAGCATGGGACTCACATATTTCAATTCTTTTGAAAAGATATCGGCTTTTTTGACATTATCATCAATCTCTGGAATTGATATGTCATCTGAATCTTCAATTTGCTTTTGGAAAAGTGAATGACTTTTGAGGTGTTGGTTTGGTTCGTCAGTGCTGCCTGTAAACTCAGCCTGTCTAACATTTTCCAAACCCTGTAGCCAAAATAGAATAAACacaataaattatatttaaaaatgtcATTGAGTATCTTCTGGTACCATACCATCTTTTAAAAAACATGTAATATATTTTTAGTCCAAATAGCTCTGGCATTTCTGCTTTATTCACCTCTTCTTGGACAACTGATTTTGGTAATTTCTGACTATACTGTGCTTTCTCTTCCAAAATTATTCCTGATGATGATTCTGATAGATGTCCTCTAGGAGTTTTCCAATAGGTTTGATCTGTAGTCAAGCTTTTCAGTGAAGGTAAAGGGTTTTGATGTTTCCTGTAAAATACAGTTAAGTAAACTCTTCAGTTACATCATGTTTCTTTTACCTATATATGCAGTTAATGATAAACAATTGAAATCATTTTACCTGAAGCGAATGAATACCTTCTAAACATATATTTCTTAGACTTTACCTGACATCATCAACAAGCATATTTTCTGTTACTGGCAGCGACCCTGCTATCCGTTTCAAAGGGTTCGTGGTAGATGCCTCTGCTAGCAACTAATTTGGCAAAAATCATGGAAAAAGTCAATTCAAGCCATGAAATTTAATAAAATATGCTTCTGTTGTTTTTCAAAATGAGATGAAAGATGTGTTCTAACATGATTTATGATGTATCTGAATGCAGAAATGCCAAATCATCAGGAAACATGGCTGGGAAATATTCAGAGAAATAGACCAAAAAGATTTTAAAATATGTGTCAATTAATGTAtacagtttctggatttgattgagTAAATTTTTTTAACCATCAATGTTTCAAATTTTACACCACCTTGACCtttcttcatcctgatgatggatcacggagtgtgattcgaaacattgatggtTAAAATtttttacacaatcaaatctagaaactgtATACATTAACtcaatggattgtggaaatctgatagcttttattgttgattgtaactagggtataggggttcggattgccttaaggcaacatccgaactccTTTAGGACTGGGTCGTACACTAAACGTGGCCCTATCCTAAATCCACGCTAATACATATTAGCATCAAACAACATTAGTGCCTAAAATATAAGGAGGCCGACTTCAAGAAAGGGCCGACCTAAataaagaaaagaggcatataaaTAAAGATCACTTTGCAAGACAATATCATCAAGTTAAATTAAATCAGAATGCAAATTAGCTCTGCTGTGCGAACCTAAGGAAGAGGGCAAATTATTCAGTTTGGTGTAATATTGTCCAAGGGGACATAGCATATCTTGAGGCAAGTCATTGAAGCATAcaaggacagatctgatatgtcaagatcagattcgagctaagtattgtactgttatttagaggagaatatacaatctgacctgtgggtctttcatgttgggtttttcctccttggaggttttcccaaggtatgcttgtttgtcttctatcatatttctgatttatgttgtcttACTAAGttttgcaaatctgattacaatctagggcacaatttaATGCATATTGATTCACTAAACTACTGCAAATCTAATACAAACCAGGGCATAATTGAATAAGATAAATCTGATTATCATACCTAgggtttaaattaatatttatgtgGCAATTGTCAAGTTATAATGCGTAAAACTGTTAGAATTACCATCAAACTATTAATGCAGAGGATAAATGGTCATAAGAAATCACCCCATTCCCTAGAGATATCACATACATAGTAGTTTTCCAAGACCATGTGATTGCCACTATATATTTTCAATGCAGCAACTCCCAAAGACATAAACATATAATTAGAACTTGcacaataattaattttttatgattgttAGGTAACTGGGAACAATCTATCTGTTCAAGGTAACTACTATAAAATGTATTCAAGGTATCATGATGATGTTGCATTTAAGAATATGTTTGAAACTGAATGAAAATTTATGTCAGGAACTTTAAGGCCATTGATTATGTTCGTCAATAAATATCAGCTTCTGTAAATATATTCTCTGATAGATATAGATTTTATTAAAATTCTGAATGAGCACATTTTTTTCACTATCATTACTTTCATATATTCAGGTAAGAATCAAGATGACTTTTGAAAATAATTGACAAAGAAGAAAATACAACTGGCTAAGTACAGTGACATGTGAAATGTTATCAATTTATTCTGCATACTGCTTAGAGTCCCGTTGTGTTGTAAACACACATGCCCCATTGCAAAAGGGGAACCCCACTTCTAGCTTGCTAGCTTAGTGTTTTGTTTTCTTAGCTTTAGTTTGACAATACTTTCATAGTTTCTAGCCTTTGTTTGTGAGAAGGGATTCATCTTGTCAAGTCTAGGAGTGAGTGTTGAGTGACCCTTGAATTGACTTAGAGTGCAAAGTCTTGCCCTTGGGGGTTTGATCAAGTTAAGAATTCGAGTCCGAGATCCATCAATAAACGTCAAGATTTGGAATAGAGGGTGAAATTGTGAGGAACTTCACAAAGCAAGAAAATGTTGTCAAgagtgcaaaaagttgtcaaaattgtcaaagttgcaaaaagttgtcaaggcAAGATGTTGTCAAGTTGTCAAGGAAAATCTTGTCCAATATTTGGAGAGCTCCCAAAATGTCGATTATCAACTCTAAAAGCATCAAGAGGCTCCACATAACCAACTAAACTCACTTCAATGAaaaccagtgttccacggggacgtgtCTCACCCCTCACATGCCCACGTCCCCCCGTCCCTAAAACTCATTGTCTCCCCATCCCCAACGCTTGTGGAACATTGATGAAAACCCCTGAAAGCATCAAGGGGCTCCACATAACCAACTAAACTCACTACCATGAACAATAACTCTACAAAACTAAACCTATTCTCTCCAAAAACTTTGGAGTTCTCCCTTACCAATCAGCCTATAGGAAAACTCAAAAAATAGGCTCATCATCCACAATCAGATTTGCCTTGAGAAGGAAACATTACAGTAACAAACGAACGTGCATTGAATGTATGATTTCTTTGTTTATTGACAGCTTGGACAAGGATCAAAAGACGAAAAATCAAAAGGCTGAATTTAGTAATCTTTTATGGActataaatcactaaaaaatcaAAAGGCTGAATTTAGTAATCTTTTATGGACTATAAATCACTAAAGTGTATTTTCTTAATAAAACCATATAAATGTACTAGTCTGGTCTAGAATCTTGCTAATCCAACCAAAAAACTATGTAATTTTCTTTCAATATTTAAATGGAAGGGAGTGGCCCTTTAGGCCATATTtacttagaaaaataaaaaaatattttattaaaaactgTTTGTGAACATTCTAGAGGGAATGTTAGGCAAAAAAAGTAAACTCAAACTAAAAAGCTGAATTTAAAGAAAGAGTTTGGAAAAGAAGAGGTTATCCATTGTTATTGTTTTAAACCCCTTTTTCTCAATGCTTGCACATTTCAATTCATCTCCACACTAGAGATTGAAAACCCTTTGATGTAGGGAATTTAGATGACAACCCTCTCAATTTCCATTTTCGGATTGGAAGACGAAAATATTTTTGTCCATGTGAGGTGATTATGTTCAAAGATCACATTTATATAAAAAGATTGTGATTCCAATTGGTGATTTAAATTTCTAGTTGTGTTTTTGAAGATTTCAAGTTTAGatattgtgtaatgtccccatttttcctaTGATCACTAGTTACACAAATTTGCATGTTAGCCACCTCTGCAGGTAATTACAGAGGCTAGGGGATGATTGGTTAGCCAGAGGGGACCCATACTTAGTCATTTTCTTGCTTTGGTGGACTTAATaatataactttataatataaagttataaaacccactttttctaaaaatagaaaaagttaaCTTAAAAGATGTTTTAATAAGACTTTATATTTTACCCCTTGGCACATCTCCCTAGGTGAAAGTTATTTTAAAAGGTGACCAAACTTAATGTAGAGATGACCCTCATACCCATTGAACTTTTGGAGGGagaagagattcctttggaatctTCAAAAGATGCTAAGTAAGGGTTTGATTTAGGGTTTGAGCATAAAAGTGCTTTTGGAGATCATTTGGAGGCATGTTATTTTGGTGATTAGTATTCTTCTTCTGTGCAATATTCTGCCATAGTAGGTACAGCAGTGTGGAGGCCAGATTCAGGCAGGTTGGACGATACCCAAGCCAtcatcctgttgtgaccatttcacacatcgccccattaggatggggacctgttgacgtgtattttatacacaatcatacacagaataaaataccaataggcatcttatcctctcttgagaaaatagtctctaactgctgaagattcgcgtaatggatcagttaggtagactccaaggttcttttagtagggtctctacgtgtggacaagcttttagcggtatgatgtgatttgctgtttcctccaaggggccttacgtattccaaaagttcaagattttactaaactaaagaaacttttcaaaaataacaaaagagtagggtttgaaagaggtctaatctaatctaaccctatgaatgacttagtatggacaagacttggcaagattcaaccaacttcaattttgccataagataacaactcaattgaaattagtgcgatcttctaaggtaataaaatgatattcaatgcatcaaaggtcatgggcactaccacgaaggtacatatctaaGACACAATAATGGTTGAAgattaggggattcaaagtattttccagtcgaccacgcaaggcgttcctacaatcagcaagaagctagtggtttggattacgaatcctaccaaagatcaagtctcacactatgtccttcaaattaacaagctactttgattgagcatgattcaagtaagtTAAACAACCATGCAGATAActtaagaaagttgcaacaaaacaccataacttcaatattttattgatttccaagtcatcatatacaacaattgcttgaatttctctcttcaaactcaatcttgctacaaaataaaattgcttctaactctaatctctcttctctattacatcaactcttgactattacactattaactattaccaaatgaaatgaaaaatgggggtataaatagcatccccagttacaatgaaaggttcagatcgaaagtagatcaacggtcaagatcatgacacctaaaccctaattagggtttgttacaaatggcctcctttttactgaacaatatttaaaagcatagccaaatattaaatttggcacaaaaacctaggagacataaaccaatgagaaataagatgtcatgtcatctgtaacaacctttcatctagaatcttattccctttccaattctctttcttagcatatgcaatgaatcttgaaacgattccttcgatttctgcgattggaatctcgggaagattcttcatactctcctctaagtggatgacctgatcaaatgcatctagaagagctgcgtcccatgaaggttcaagttccttcgttctttcaatcaggagcatggtggcaaacatctgatcatactgctcatctgtaacatttgcgtccttgcaaaagatgatcttgattctatcctctagttcctgcatatccacatctatctcgacctcgatccttctgccaagaatggtatgaagtacctcaaatactctgtcctggatcggattgatcacctcctcaacttggccacatctagtaCTGGTGTCTtcgaagaaaacactcttcatatggagtaaggttgaccaatgaaacaaactgtgaggttctccatccaagatcttctcttgtgctaagaccttccttgatgtgtgtctaataactttcaagacaggaatgataacgtccttggtatgggcgaatgcagctactgttatcatcaaattgtggatcatctcaagaacctggatagcttgatgaataatcttcatcatccttgttacaaactcaatagccactgtatgagatctatccatccaattacttgtacgttggaccatgttcctgaatctttctgcttcattgattgattgaagcggcaatgcttgcactggtgatctaactggatcctgacgtcccaaaggttcattgatgtgactgaaatatgtcctccatgcaccgacctctctctcaagctttctattcttctccatttcttctctaagcttgtctttcaatgcttcaaatgaatcggtagcatcatctaaagtctgctctgctgtggatggtcctaactcaaaaatctgtatatcatattcctctgctaggatctcaccttcatatttgtctgctgccggtgtagctatctgcagttttctagatccagtctcatctcgaatcatcttggacatcttggtagccttcttcttttttgttacttcatgtgagcgtccaacaaggctctctaaatcaattgcattgtcctcatcctctactacgatcaccttggttaatctttccttcaacca is a genomic window of Cryptomeria japonica chromosome 7, Sugi_1.0, whole genome shotgun sequence containing:
- the LOC131071931 gene encoding uncharacterized protein LOC131071931, which translates into the protein MLVDDVRKHQNPLPSLKSLTTDQTYWKTPRGHLSESSSGIILEEKAQYSQKLPKSVVQEEGLENVRQAEFTGSTDEPNQHLKSHSLFQKQIEDSDDISIPEIDDNVKKADIFSKELKYMCNMLQKKHEEAKDILVRSIVTNNLLLMLNHPLHEEKIQKIKMYAVSMLPNNAQDGQIK